The DNA region gaaaaatcagtaaCTTCATGACTGTGATCATGTAAAGCATCCACAAAACAATCAAATCGGCCATTTTGGAAAGTACAAACCATATCCCACATTCCAATCAAATCGGCCATTATgctttaattgtattgattagATTATCAGCCAATCTGTGAAGCTCATTGGTATGTTTAGAGACTTAATCCCAGAGAACATTTTACCGTAGATCAAACACATGCTTCTTGATTCCACATCAGCAATGGAGAGAAAAGTGTGGTCTTGTCTGATGAACATGTTAGGTTTTAACCGCAACAGACAGTCAACAACATCTACGATATACTTATGAAATTAAACCATAACAATGTCATGAAACTAAACTAAAAGAATCAATAACGGATCAGATCTAAAcgcattattttattttgaccaTTTGCTTTCACGAAGTCACGGACACCATATTTTATAACCGCCAAGGTCAATACCGTCAAAACACTGCATTAATAATACACATAAGTTTGCCAAACTATGACGACGTTATATCCAATGATAGACCGCCACGTGGTTACGTGACCATTTAGCATTCAGCTAATAAATATCTCCCAGAGCTTCCCCATAGAGCTTACAgtaagaagagagagagagagataatggCGATGAGGAGATACGCTTTGTTTTCGATCCTTGTATTGTCGCTGTTCGCTTCCTTCGTGAGAAGCGAGGAGACGGCGGCGGCGACGGAGACGAAGGAGTTCGTGTTGACCTTGGATCACACTAACTTCACCGAGACCATCAACAAGCACGATTTCATCGTCGTCGAGTTCTACGCCCCATGGTATTTCGATTCAAACACTTTCCgttagtagtagtagtagtactTGTTAGATTTGCTGGTGATTTGTGAATCTGATGGATCTGAATTGATCGAACTTGAATTGCATGTAGCTGATCTAGTTTATTAGGTAGAGATTTTTGGTTGTAGTTGTGGAATCTGAACGATTCGATCTATGATTGATCTGTAATTGTATCGGATCTTAATCATTGTCATTTGATCTGTTTCCTTCTTGCAGGTGTGGACACTGCAAGCAGCTAGCTCCTGAGGTAGATATAGCTTTTCAGTCACTTGATATTGGCTCTGCATGTCTTTTGAATAGCCATTTCTAATTCATGTAGCGTTGACTCTAATTGTGTGatggtttttttatttatttacagtACGAGAAGGCTGCATCGGAGTTGAGCAGTCACGTGCCTCCGGTGGTTCTCGCCAAGATCGACGCGAGCGAGGAGACCAACAGGGAGTTTGCTACTCAGTACGAGGTTCAGGGCTTCCCAACGATCAAGATCTTCAGAAACGGAGGAAAGGCTGTTCAGGAGTACAACGGACCTCGTGAAGCTGAGGGTATTGTTACTTACTTGAAGAAACAGAGCGGGCCTGCTTCTTTTGAGATCAAGTCGGCTGATGATGCTTCTGAGGTTGACAAGAAGGTTATTGTGGTAAGTATCATTTTGTTTCATGATTTcttcataatatattttcacaCTCGAATAACGTTACTTTCTGTTGTTTTATTAGGTTGGTGTTTTCCCTAAATTATCTGGCTCTGAGTTTGAATCTTTCTTGGCCACTGCTGAGAAACTGCGCTCTGACTATGATTTCGCACACACCTCTGATGCCAAGCTTCTTCCTCGTGGAGACTCTGTTACAGGACCTGTGGTCAGGCTgttcaaaccctttgatgaatTGTTTGTTGATTCCAAGGTACAAGAGAAAAAAGCTTTTCACTTGTGTACGACGTAGATAAGAGTGGGGCTCCTGTTATAtgattgtttgatttttttttcttatgtgcaATCCAGGATTTTGATGGAGAAGCTTTGGAGAAATTTGTCAAAGAATCAAGCATTCCACTTATCACCGTCTTTGACAAGGATCCTAACAACCACCCATATGTTATCAAATTCTTTGACAGCCCTAACACCAAGGTAACTCATAGCAGTAACCAGTTTATGATAAACTACAAAGATGGATTCATGTTAGGCCTTTTATTTTTAGTGGAtaagtattttttaatttatatataactgaAATGAACTGATGCGTAGAAATTAAGTGTGATAGCATGCCATATTAGCTGAATCTAGATAGTAGTGGTTTTTTATGTTggatactatttttattttcaggCTATGTTGTTCATTAACTTCACCGGTGAAGGAGCTGAGGCTCTTAAATCAAAGTACCGTGAAGTTGCTGCATCCTTCAAGGGACAAGGTCTTAGCTTCCTTCTCGGAGATGCTGAGAACAGCCAAGGCGCATTCCAGGTTAGTCTTCCTCGACTATCTATCTCCCTCCCTGTCGTTCCATCATGTGTTTGTAACAAAATACTAAGCAGATTTCTGTGTGTTTCTGAAACAAAAACAGTACTTTGGACTAGAAGAGAGCCAAGTTCCTCTCATCATCATCCAGACTACTGACGACAAGAAATATCTTAAAACAAATGTGGAGATTGACCAGATTGGATCGTGGGTCAAGGACTTCAAAGATGGAAAAGTTGCCCCACATAAAAAATCTCAACCCATCCCAACCGAAAACAACGAGCCAGTAAAGGTTGTTGTTGCTGAGAACCTTGACGAGATGGTCTTCAACTCTGGAAAGAACGGTGAGTTATAGTACACTATTAAATCACAAACACCTGTTTACTGATAGCTAAAGGAACACATTATCAGTTTTGTTCCCTCTTCTTTACTTGTAGTCTTGCTTGAATTCTATGCACCATGGTGTGGACACTGCCAAAAGCTTGTTCCAATCTTGGACGAAGTCGCTGTGTCATACCAAAGCGACCCAAGTGTTGTCATAGCTAAGCTAGTAAGTCACTTTTCCCTTCTCTCGCATCAGAAGAGATTGTTGGTTGATCATCTGCTGTTTTATCTTACTGGATATTCTTACACTTTCCTTTGTCCAGGACGCAACCGCAAACGACTTCCCAAATGATACCTTCGATGTGAAGGGCTTCCCGACAATATACTTGAGATCAGCGAGCGGAAACATTGTGGTTTACGAAGGAGACAGGACAAAGGAAGACATCATAAGCTTCATCGACAAGAACAAGGACACAGCTGGAGAGCCTAAGAAGGAGGAAACGACAGCTGAGGTCGTTAAGGACGAGCTCTGAAAAGGAGAAGTGTGTTGTGTCTCTTAGCTGCTAGCCTAGTTTGGTAGTTTTGAGGAAAATACACAGTAGAGAGAGAAGGTGTTTGTGTCTATTCGTTAGAGTTTTTACATGCACGCTGGCTAAACAATAATGGCTTTgcctgttttcttttgtttttcttttgggtcaatttttcctttttgaacTCAGTTCGCTTTTAATGTTATGAGTAGTTTGAGGCAATCCTTGGGACCGAGTTTCTAAGAACCTCTTTTGTTCTCTCAGTCATAGACTCATagcttcctgattctgctcatTTTGTTCCGTCTCTTGATCGCGTTAGTTGTCTAACACACTACTCCTTGAGTGCCCCCCATCAAGATGACTTAAGCCCTATTTGTAACACAATGTTCTCATTAGCCGCATCCTCGAGCTTCTGCTTCAGCTCAGCCACTTTATTCTCTGCTTTCTCCCAAGAGTAACACTAGAAAAACATATTCCAAAGGAAAGACTGGTTACCACCAGCAAGTTACAAGCTTGGCATGGTGTTTCACAAGCTCAAATTTATAAACCATTGTCGATTCCAAGATCACAATATTAACCAATCATCACAAATTCAAAGGATCTGAAGAATAGAAACAGAAACATATTTGATCCTCGATACACTATAACCAAAACAGGCCTTCCTCCTGAGAAACTGAAACAATCTTGAATTTGAAAGGAGCATGACACTCAACATAACATTGGactttttgaaaacatataaaacaaagaGGCTACTTCGCTTAATAATGGcttcacagttttttttttgttgttgcatCCAAGCCATTCTCAAAATACAGTAGCATTAAACTAACTATCCACTGAACTGGACAAGAAGAACACAACCTGATAATGAAGTCTTTGTTACTTCATAACATTTCATTAAAAGGGATTGACAACATTTCtgtgtttcttttgttttttgaaacaGGGCACTAGAAGAAAAGAGTTGATGAGAAAACAAGATTACCAGGGTAGAAATAGCTGCAACAAAAGTTCCCCTTAGCAATTCTATATGATTGTTTCTCCGAAACCGAATatttcaagaaaacaaataaaggCAAATCGAGTATTTTGATGAAAATAAGTacaaatatgcatatatatcgCCAGATAAGAAACTGGAGACGTGTTGTAGTTGAAGTAATTCTTCTAGGTAGTAAGTACAGACGTCATGTTCAGTAGTTCAAGACTTTGAAATTTGAATCCCACATGTTGTTGTCACTCAAGATGATTCAATGACTAaacgtttatatatataatagaaacCATGCATCACCATTCAATGGGATCATAAGTTTGTAACATGTTCATTATCCAAAACATTTAATTAACCCCCTATATCGTAATATATGATTCGTCTATGTGATATCTGTTTGTAAATTGTATCCATATATGCAGAGCAACGGTACTCACGCCCTGATCAACGATCC from Raphanus sativus cultivar WK10039 chromosome 8, ASM80110v3, whole genome shotgun sequence includes:
- the LOC108832973 gene encoding protein disulfide isomerase-like 1-1: MAMRRYALFSILVLSLFASFVRSEETAAATETKEFVLTLDHTNFTETINKHDFIVVEFYAPWCGHCKQLAPEYEKAASELSSHVPPVVLAKIDASEETNREFATQYEVQGFPTIKIFRNGGKAVQEYNGPREAEGIVTYLKKQSGPASFEIKSADDASEVDKKVIVVGVFPKLSGSEFESFLATAEKLRSDYDFAHTSDAKLLPRGDSVTGPVVRLFKPFDELFVDSKDFDGEALEKFVKESSIPLITVFDKDPNNHPYVIKFFDSPNTKAMLFINFTGEGAEALKSKYREVAASFKGQGLSFLLGDAENSQGAFQYFGLEESQVPLIIIQTTDDKKYLKTNVEIDQIGSWVKDFKDGKVAPHKKSQPIPTENNEPVKVVVAENLDEMVFNSGKNVLLEFYAPWCGHCQKLVPILDEVAVSYQSDPSVVIAKLDATANDFPNDTFDVKGFPTIYLRSASGNIVVYEGDRTKEDIISFIDKNKDTAGEPKKEETTAEVVKDEL